In the Bacteroidales bacterium genome, one interval contains:
- the idi gene encoding isopentenyl-diphosphate Delta-isomerase, whose product MIILVDKNDKKTGQISKLEAHLKGLLHRAFSVFIFNSHGEILMQQRAFDKYHTPGLWTNTCCSHPKPDENTLSAANRRLSEEMGLKTELKYLFKFQYYAKFNNNLTENEIDHIFIGYSDELPKINKHEVNDYKYMKPSEIIIEIKTNPENYTIWFRLIFEKLINENEF is encoded by the coding sequence ATGATTATTCTTGTAGATAAGAATGACAAAAAAACAGGGCAAATATCCAAGCTAGAAGCCCATTTAAAAGGATTATTGCATAGAGCTTTTTCTGTTTTCATTTTTAATTCTCACGGAGAGATATTAATGCAACAAAGAGCCTTTGACAAATATCACACACCGGGATTATGGACAAACACATGTTGCAGTCATCCGAAGCCGGATGAAAACACACTATCTGCTGCAAACAGAAGATTATCGGAAGAAATGGGACTGAAAACTGAACTTAAATATCTTTTCAAATTTCAATACTATGCAAAATTTAACAATAACCTGACAGAAAATGAAATTGATCATATATTTATCGGTTATTCAGATGAACTGCCGAAAATTAATAAACATGAAGTAAATGATTATAAGTATATGAAACCCTCTGAAATAATTATAGAAATAAAAACAAATCCTGAAAACTATACAATTTGGTTCAGATTAATATTTGAAAAATTGATTAATGAAAATGAATTTTAG